One window of the Lemur catta isolate mLemCat1 chromosome 6, mLemCat1.pri, whole genome shotgun sequence genome contains the following:
- the PRIM1 gene encoding DNA primase small subunit isoform X2 encodes METFDPTELPELLKLYYRRLFPYAQYYRWLNYGGVIKNYFQHREFSFTLKDDIYIRYQSFNNQSDLEKEMQKMNPYKIDIGAVYSHRPNQHNTVKLGAFQAQEKELVFDIDMTDYDDVRRCCSSADICSKCWTLMTMAIRIIDRALKEDFGFKHRLWVYSGRRGVHCWVCDESVRKLSSAVRSGIVEYLSLVKGGQDVKKKVHLSERIHPFIRRSINIIKNYFEKYALVDQDILENKESWDKILALVPETVHDELQQNFQKSHSSLQRWEHLKKAASKCQNNVKNDKCGPWLEWEIMLQYCFPRLDINVSKGINHLLKSPFSVHPKTGRISVPIDLQKLDQFDPFTVPTISLICHELDANSTNEEEKEGNEAESDIKHRTRDYKKTSLAPYVKVFEQFLENLDKSRKGELLKKSDLQKDF; translated from the exons ATGGAGACGTTTGACCCCACCGAGCTGCCCGAGCTGCTTAAACTTTATTACCGGAGGCTCTTTCCCTACGCCCAGTACTATCGCTGGCTCAACTACGGCggag TGATAAAGAATTACTTTCAACACCGTGAATTTTCATTCACATTGAAAGATGATATTTACATTCGCTACCAATCCTTCAACAACCAAAGTGATCTGGAAAAGGAGATGCAGAAAATGAATCCATACAAGATTGATATAGGCGCGGTATATTCCCACAGA CCCAATCAACACAATACAGTGAAGCTGGGAGCTTTCCAGGCTCAGGAAAAAGAACTGGTGTTTGACATTGACATGACAGACTATGATGATGTGAGGAGGTGTTGTAG TTCTGCAGACATATGCTCTAAGTGCTGGACCCTCATGACAATGGCCATACGCATCATCGACCGAGCATTAAAAG AGGACTTTGGATTTAAGCATCGTCTCTGGGTATATTCTGGAAGGAGAGGTGTTCATTGTTGGGTCTGTGATGAATCAGTTAGAAAACTGTCCTCTGCAGTACGTTCTGGGATAGTTGAGTATTTGAGTCTTGTAAAG GGTGGTCAAGACGTTAAAAAGAAAGTTCACCTAAGTGAAAGAATTCACCCTTTTATCAG AAGAtctataaacataattaaaaactactttgaaaaatatgCCTTGGTTGATCAAGATATTCTCGAAAATAAAGAAAGCTGGGATAAGATTTTAGCCCTTGTTCCTGAAA CAGTTCATGATGAACTTCAACAAAACTTCCAAAAGTCTCATAGTTCGCTTCAGCGTTGGGAGCATTTGAAGAAAGCGGCCAGCAAATGTCAG AATAACGTCAAAAATGACAAATGTGGACCCTGGCTGGAGTGGGAGATTATGCTCCAGTACTGTTTTCCACGGCTGGATATCAATGTTAGCAAAGGAATCAATCATTTACTGAAGAGCCCTTTTAGTGTTCATCCTAAAACAG GTCGCATTTCTGTACCTATTGATTTGCAGAAACTAGATCAGTTTGATCCATTTACTGTTCCAACCATAAG CTTGATCTGCCATGAATTGGATGCCAATTCCACtaatgaagaggaaaaagaagggaaTGAAGCTGAATCTGATATCAAACATAGAACCAGAG
- the PRIM1 gene encoding DNA primase small subunit isoform X1, whose protein sequence is METFDPTELPELLKLYYRRLFPYAQYYRWLNYGGGDGVIKNYFQHREFSFTLKDDIYIRYQSFNNQSDLEKEMQKMNPYKIDIGAVYSHRPNQHNTVKLGAFQAQEKELVFDIDMTDYDDVRRCCSSADICSKCWTLMTMAIRIIDRALKEDFGFKHRLWVYSGRRGVHCWVCDESVRKLSSAVRSGIVEYLSLVKGGQDVKKKVHLSERIHPFIRRSINIIKNYFEKYALVDQDILENKESWDKILALVPETVHDELQQNFQKSHSSLQRWEHLKKAASKCQNNVKNDKCGPWLEWEIMLQYCFPRLDINVSKGINHLLKSPFSVHPKTGRISVPIDLQKLDQFDPFTVPTISLICHELDANSTNEEEKEGNEAESDIKHRTRDYKKTSLAPYVKVFEQFLENLDKSRKGELLKKSDLQKDF, encoded by the exons ATGGAGACGTTTGACCCCACCGAGCTGCCCGAGCTGCTTAAACTTTATTACCGGAGGCTCTTTCCCTACGCCCAGTACTATCGCTGGCTCAACTACGGCggaggtgatggag TGATAAAGAATTACTTTCAACACCGTGAATTTTCATTCACATTGAAAGATGATATTTACATTCGCTACCAATCCTTCAACAACCAAAGTGATCTGGAAAAGGAGATGCAGAAAATGAATCCATACAAGATTGATATAGGCGCGGTATATTCCCACAGA CCCAATCAACACAATACAGTGAAGCTGGGAGCTTTCCAGGCTCAGGAAAAAGAACTGGTGTTTGACATTGACATGACAGACTATGATGATGTGAGGAGGTGTTGTAG TTCTGCAGACATATGCTCTAAGTGCTGGACCCTCATGACAATGGCCATACGCATCATCGACCGAGCATTAAAAG AGGACTTTGGATTTAAGCATCGTCTCTGGGTATATTCTGGAAGGAGAGGTGTTCATTGTTGGGTCTGTGATGAATCAGTTAGAAAACTGTCCTCTGCAGTACGTTCTGGGATAGTTGAGTATTTGAGTCTTGTAAAG GGTGGTCAAGACGTTAAAAAGAAAGTTCACCTAAGTGAAAGAATTCACCCTTTTATCAG AAGAtctataaacataattaaaaactactttgaaaaatatgCCTTGGTTGATCAAGATATTCTCGAAAATAAAGAAAGCTGGGATAAGATTTTAGCCCTTGTTCCTGAAA CAGTTCATGATGAACTTCAACAAAACTTCCAAAAGTCTCATAGTTCGCTTCAGCGTTGGGAGCATTTGAAGAAAGCGGCCAGCAAATGTCAG AATAACGTCAAAAATGACAAATGTGGACCCTGGCTGGAGTGGGAGATTATGCTCCAGTACTGTTTTCCACGGCTGGATATCAATGTTAGCAAAGGAATCAATCATTTACTGAAGAGCCCTTTTAGTGTTCATCCTAAAACAG GTCGCATTTCTGTACCTATTGATTTGCAGAAACTAGATCAGTTTGATCCATTTACTGTTCCAACCATAAG CTTGATCTGCCATGAATTGGATGCCAATTCCACtaatgaagaggaaaaagaagggaaTGAAGCTGAATCTGATATCAAACATAGAACCAGAG
- the PRIM1 gene encoding DNA primase small subunit isoform X3, with the protein METFDPTELPELLKLYYRRLFPYAQYYRWLNYGGGDGVIKNYFQHREFSFTLKDDIYIRYQSFNNQSDLEKEMQKMNPYKIDIGAVYSHRPNQHNTVKLGAFQAQEKELVFDIDMTDYDDVRRCCSSADICSKCWTLMTMAIRIIDRALKEDFGFKHRLWVYSGRRGVHCWVCDESVRKLSSAVRSGIVEYLSLVKGGQDVKKKVHLSERIHPFIRRSINIIKNYFEKYALVDQDILENKESWDKILALVPETVHDELQQNFQKSHSSLQRWEHLKKAASKCQNNVKNDKCGPWLEWEIMLQYCFPRLDINVSKGINHLLKSPFSVHPKTGRISVPIDLQKLDQFDPFTVPTISLICHELDANSTNEEEKEGNEAESDIKHRTRDLQKDF; encoded by the exons ATGGAGACGTTTGACCCCACCGAGCTGCCCGAGCTGCTTAAACTTTATTACCGGAGGCTCTTTCCCTACGCCCAGTACTATCGCTGGCTCAACTACGGCggaggtgatggag TGATAAAGAATTACTTTCAACACCGTGAATTTTCATTCACATTGAAAGATGATATTTACATTCGCTACCAATCCTTCAACAACCAAAGTGATCTGGAAAAGGAGATGCAGAAAATGAATCCATACAAGATTGATATAGGCGCGGTATATTCCCACAGA CCCAATCAACACAATACAGTGAAGCTGGGAGCTTTCCAGGCTCAGGAAAAAGAACTGGTGTTTGACATTGACATGACAGACTATGATGATGTGAGGAGGTGTTGTAG TTCTGCAGACATATGCTCTAAGTGCTGGACCCTCATGACAATGGCCATACGCATCATCGACCGAGCATTAAAAG AGGACTTTGGATTTAAGCATCGTCTCTGGGTATATTCTGGAAGGAGAGGTGTTCATTGTTGGGTCTGTGATGAATCAGTTAGAAAACTGTCCTCTGCAGTACGTTCTGGGATAGTTGAGTATTTGAGTCTTGTAAAG GGTGGTCAAGACGTTAAAAAGAAAGTTCACCTAAGTGAAAGAATTCACCCTTTTATCAG AAGAtctataaacataattaaaaactactttgaaaaatatgCCTTGGTTGATCAAGATATTCTCGAAAATAAAGAAAGCTGGGATAAGATTTTAGCCCTTGTTCCTGAAA CAGTTCATGATGAACTTCAACAAAACTTCCAAAAGTCTCATAGTTCGCTTCAGCGTTGGGAGCATTTGAAGAAAGCGGCCAGCAAATGTCAG AATAACGTCAAAAATGACAAATGTGGACCCTGGCTGGAGTGGGAGATTATGCTCCAGTACTGTTTTCCACGGCTGGATATCAATGTTAGCAAAGGAATCAATCATTTACTGAAGAGCCCTTTTAGTGTTCATCCTAAAACAG GTCGCATTTCTGTACCTATTGATTTGCAGAAACTAGATCAGTTTGATCCATTTACTGTTCCAACCATAAG CTTGATCTGCCATGAATTGGATGCCAATTCCACtaatgaagaggaaaaagaagggaaTGAAGCTGAATCTGATATCAAACATAGAACCAGAG
- the PRIM1 gene encoding DNA primase small subunit isoform X4: METFDPTELPELLKLYYRRLFPYAQYYRWLNYGGGDGVIKNYFQHREFSFTLKDDIYIRYQSFNNQSDLEKEMQKMNPYKIDIGAVYSHRPNQHNTVKLGAFQAQEKELVFDIDMTDYDDVRRCCSSADICSKCWTLMTMAIRIIDRALKEDFGFKHRLWVYSGRRGVHCWVCDESVRKLSSAVRSGIVEYLSLVKGGQDVKKKVHLSERIHPFIRRSINIIKNYFEKYALVDQDILENKESWDKILALVPETVHDELQQNFQKSHSSLQRWEHLKKAASKCQKTSNVPTDPHAGLASAFRITSKMTNVDPGWSGRLCSSTVFHGWISMLAKESIIY; the protein is encoded by the exons ATGGAGACGTTTGACCCCACCGAGCTGCCCGAGCTGCTTAAACTTTATTACCGGAGGCTCTTTCCCTACGCCCAGTACTATCGCTGGCTCAACTACGGCggaggtgatggag TGATAAAGAATTACTTTCAACACCGTGAATTTTCATTCACATTGAAAGATGATATTTACATTCGCTACCAATCCTTCAACAACCAAAGTGATCTGGAAAAGGAGATGCAGAAAATGAATCCATACAAGATTGATATAGGCGCGGTATATTCCCACAGA CCCAATCAACACAATACAGTGAAGCTGGGAGCTTTCCAGGCTCAGGAAAAAGAACTGGTGTTTGACATTGACATGACAGACTATGATGATGTGAGGAGGTGTTGTAG TTCTGCAGACATATGCTCTAAGTGCTGGACCCTCATGACAATGGCCATACGCATCATCGACCGAGCATTAAAAG AGGACTTTGGATTTAAGCATCGTCTCTGGGTATATTCTGGAAGGAGAGGTGTTCATTGTTGGGTCTGTGATGAATCAGTTAGAAAACTGTCCTCTGCAGTACGTTCTGGGATAGTTGAGTATTTGAGTCTTGTAAAG GGTGGTCAAGACGTTAAAAAGAAAGTTCACCTAAGTGAAAGAATTCACCCTTTTATCAG AAGAtctataaacataattaaaaactactttgaaaaatatgCCTTGGTTGATCAAGATATTCTCGAAAATAAAGAAAGCTGGGATAAGATTTTAGCCCTTGTTCCTGAAA CAGTTCATGATGAACTTCAACAAAACTTCCAAAAGTCTCATAGTTCGCTTCAGCGTTGGGAGCATTTGAAGAAAGCGGCCAGCAAATGTCAG aaaacttcaaatGTTCCTACTGATCCTCATGCTGGCCTTGCATCTGCTTTTAGAATAACGTCAAAAATGACAAATGTGGACCCTGGCTGGAGTGGGAGATTATGCTCCAGTACTGTTTTCCACGGCTGGATATCAATGTTAGCAAAGGAATCAATCATTTACTGA